In endosymbiont of unidentified scaly snail isolate Monju, the following are encoded in one genomic region:
- the fliN gene encoding flagellar motor switch protein FliN: protein MSEETENTESTVDDQALADEWAAALEERGEVEVEDAQAASFEQLEPEGSGGDIKLDAILDVPVTISMEIGRTRINIRNLLQLNQGSVVELDRLAGEPMDVLVNGTLIAQGEVVVVNEKFGIRLTDIVSPADRVKTLRC from the coding sequence ATGAGCGAAGAGACCGAAAACACCGAATCCACCGTGGATGATCAGGCGCTGGCCGACGAATGGGCCGCTGCGCTCGAAGAGCGGGGCGAGGTCGAAGTCGAGGATGCCCAGGCCGCGAGCTTCGAGCAGCTCGAACCCGAGGGCTCTGGCGGCGACATCAAGCTGGACGCCATCCTCGATGTGCCGGTGACCATCTCCATGGAGATCGGCCGCACGCGTATCAACATCCGCAACCTGCTGCAGCTCAACCAGGGCTCGGTGGTGGAGCTCGACCGCCTGGCCGGCGAGCCCATGGATGTGCTGGTCAACGGCACCCTGATTGCGCAGGGTGAGGTGGTGGTTGTGAACGAGAAGTTCGGTATCCGCCTCACCGA